From the Teredinibacter turnerae T7901 genome, one window contains:
- the ribBA gene encoding bifunctional 3,4-dihydroxy-2-butanone-4-phosphate synthase/GTP cyclohydrolase II produces the protein MQLNTAEELIDDIRQGRMVILMDDEDRENEGDLIMAADQVRAEDINFMARNARGLICLTLTEDRCRQLDLPLMVRDNRAVHSTNFTVSIEAAEGVTTGISAADRARTVRAAVARDAKPRDLVQPGHIFPLMAQAGGVLSRAGHTEAGCDLARLAGLEPAAVIVEIMNEDGSMARRPDLEKFAAEHGIKMGTIADLIHHRVVHEKTVVCVNERKVCTEHGEFTLRTYKDSARGELHFALIKGDITGDEPVLVRVHVGSTVRDVLTIQHANQADKPWHFQAAMKRVAAEGRGVLVLICHNETTAEIEESIDWLLSGKQVRPKQDVGYKQVGTGSQILQDLGIKKMRLLSAPYNFKAISGFDLEVVDYIIYE, from the coding sequence ATGCAGCTTAATACCGCAGAAGAACTTATTGATGATATTCGCCAAGGGCGAATGGTCATTCTGATGGATGACGAAGATCGCGAAAATGAAGGCGATCTGATTATGGCCGCCGATCAGGTACGGGCCGAAGATATCAATTTTATGGCGCGCAACGCACGGGGGCTTATTTGTTTGACCCTGACCGAAGACCGCTGCCGTCAGTTGGATTTGCCATTGATGGTGCGCGACAACCGCGCGGTGCATTCGACCAATTTTACGGTGTCCATTGAAGCGGCCGAAGGTGTCACCACTGGCATCTCTGCTGCCGACAGAGCGCGCACGGTGCGCGCTGCGGTGGCACGGGATGCGAAGCCTCGCGATTTGGTGCAGCCCGGGCACATCTTTCCGCTTATGGCGCAAGCCGGCGGCGTTTTAAGTCGCGCGGGGCATACGGAAGCCGGTTGTGATTTAGCGCGCTTGGCCGGTTTAGAGCCGGCGGCGGTGATCGTCGAGATCATGAACGAGGATGGCTCCATGGCGCGCCGTCCGGATCTGGAAAAATTTGCCGCCGAACACGGCATTAAAATGGGCACGATTGCCGATCTTATCCACCATCGTGTGGTACACGAGAAAACCGTGGTGTGTGTTAACGAGCGGAAAGTCTGTACCGAGCACGGTGAATTTACGTTACGCACCTACAAGGATTCTGCGCGGGGTGAGCTTCACTTTGCTTTAATCAAAGGAGATATAACCGGTGACGAACCGGTGCTGGTGCGCGTACATGTGGGCAGCACCGTGCGGGATGTACTCACCATTCAGCATGCGAATCAGGCCGACAAACCCTGGCATTTCCAGGCGGCGATGAAACGTGTTGCCGCAGAGGGTCGCGGTGTGCTGGTGTTGATTTGTCACAACGAAACCACCGCGGAGATTGAAGAGAGCATCGATTGGCTGCTCTCTGGCAAGCAGGTGCGCCCAAAGCAGGACGTTGGTTACAAGCAAGTCGGTACCGGCTCGCAAATCCTCCAGGATCTGGGCATCAAGAAAATGCGCTTGCTGAGCGCGCCCTACAATTTTAAAGCGATTTCCGGGTTCGATCT
- a CDS encoding riboflavin synthase codes for MFTGIIETVGQIVSLERRGGDVRLRVRAADMSWSDVALGDSIATNGVCLTAVELPGDGFAADVSLETLSLTSIGSWKSGTAVNLEKALTPQSRLGGHIVSGHVDGLGEVVERAPDARSERFSIRAPRELAKYIAHKGSITVDGTSLTVNKVNGDVFELNIVPHTIERTIIGEYTAGTQVNLEVDVIARYLERLLLGEKAAEAVTKGVSESFLAENGYLK; via the coding sequence ATGTTTACTGGAATTATTGAAACGGTTGGACAGATTGTATCCCTCGAACGTCGCGGCGGAGATGTGCGCTTGCGCGTGCGCGCTGCGGACATGTCATGGAGCGACGTGGCGTTGGGAGATTCCATTGCCACCAACGGCGTGTGCCTCACGGCAGTTGAGTTGCCTGGCGATGGCTTTGCCGCAGACGTATCTCTTGAAACACTCAGCCTCACGTCGATAGGCAGCTGGAAATCTGGCACAGCAGTGAACCTGGAAAAAGCACTGACGCCGCAGTCGCGTCTGGGTGGCCATATAGTCAGCGGTCATGTGGATGGATTGGGTGAAGTCGTTGAGCGTGCGCCGGATGCCCGCTCAGAGCGTTTCAGTATTCGCGCCCCGCGGGAGCTCGCCAAATACATCGCCCACAAAGGCTCAATTACTGTGGATGGAACAAGCCTCACCGTTAACAAAGTGAACGGGGATGTTTTCGAGCTCAATATCGTGCCCCATACGATTGAGCGAACCATTATTGGAGAATACACAGCCGGGACACAGGTAAACCTGGAAGTGGACGTTATTGCCCGCTACCTGGAGCGCCTGTTGCTGGGCGAAAAAGCCGCAGAAGCGGTAACCAAAGGCGTGAGTGAATCTTTTCTCGCCGAAAACGGATACTTGAAGTAG
- the ribD gene encoding bifunctional diaminohydroxyphosphoribosylaminopyrimidine deaminase/5-amino-6-(5-phosphoribosylamino)uracil reductase RibD: MDFSTADTVFMQQALRLAEEGLNTTTPNPRVGCVLVKDGVVIGEGYHHRAGEPHAEVNALKSVIDRQQLAGATAYVTLEPCSHTGKTGPCADALVDAGIGRLVYAMEDPNPLVAGRGLDKLQRAGVVVDGPLLEEEALSLNLGFVKRMRTGLPLVRCKLAMSLDGRTAMRSGESKWITGPSARADVQKLRARSCAIITGVESVLLDDPLLTVRLPECERQPIRVIVDSQLRVDPSAEVFRQPGTTLVATCDAAKALNSELDTWPLPEKMGHVDLRELLLGLAEHYQCNEVLLETGAKLAGAFVAAGLVDELIVYVAAKLMGSDARPLLELPILTMGASLELTIKDVRAVGPDWRITAIPDPES, from the coding sequence ATGGACTTTTCCACAGCTGACACCGTATTTATGCAGCAGGCGTTACGTCTGGCTGAAGAGGGCTTGAACACCACAACACCTAATCCCAGGGTCGGCTGTGTGCTGGTGAAGGACGGCGTTGTTATTGGCGAAGGTTACCACCACCGGGCTGGGGAGCCCCACGCCGAGGTCAATGCGCTAAAGTCTGTGATCGATCGCCAGCAGTTAGCGGGCGCCACGGCCTATGTCACGCTGGAGCCCTGCTCGCATACCGGTAAAACCGGGCCCTGTGCGGACGCCCTAGTGGATGCAGGTATTGGTCGTTTGGTGTACGCGATGGAGGATCCAAATCCGCTGGTCGCTGGCCGAGGCTTGGATAAATTACAGCGCGCGGGTGTTGTCGTTGACGGTCCCTTACTCGAAGAAGAAGCCCTCTCGCTCAATCTGGGCTTCGTAAAGCGTATGCGCACTGGCTTACCCCTGGTGCGCTGCAAATTGGCGATGAGCCTTGATGGTCGCACTGCGATGCGCAGCGGCGAAAGCAAATGGATTACCGGCCCAAGCGCGCGAGCCGACGTGCAAAAATTACGCGCCCGCAGTTGTGCAATTATTACGGGTGTTGAATCTGTATTGCTCGATGACCCTTTGCTAACGGTGCGTTTGCCAGAGTGCGAGCGCCAGCCCATCCGGGTAATCGTCGACAGCCAGCTGCGGGTCGATCCCAGCGCGGAAGTGTTTCGCCAGCCGGGAACAACTCTGGTGGCTACTTGCGATGCGGCCAAGGCGTTGAACAGTGAGCTGGACACCTGGCCGCTTCCGGAAAAAATGGGTCACGTCGATTTACGTGAACTTCTGCTCGGTTTGGCTGAACATTACCAGTGCAACGAAGTACTGCTCGAAACCGGGGCCAAGCTCGCTGGTGCCTTTGTGGCAGCGGGGCTGGTGGATGAACTCATTGTGTATGTGGCCGCAAAGCTGATGGGCAGCGATGCGCGCCCCTTGTTGGAACTGCCAATTTTAACCATGGGTGCGAGCCTGGAACTTACGATTAAAGACGTGCGGGCCGTAGGGCCTGATTGGCGAATTACCGCGATTCCGGACCCGGAATCCTGA
- the nrdR gene encoding transcriptional regulator NrdR, protein MHCPFCNQTDTKVIDSRLVADGVQVRRRRECQACHERFTTFETAELLMPKVIKQDGTREPFDEEKLRNGLQRALEKRPVSVEAIETALHNVRHYLQALGEREIKSLVIGEKVMEELQNLDQVAYVRFASVYRSFQDISEFRAEIDRLQKKPDETA, encoded by the coding sequence ATGCACTGCCCCTTCTGTAACCAAACAGATACCAAAGTTATCGATTCCCGCCTGGTCGCTGATGGCGTTCAGGTGCGTCGCCGCCGTGAATGTCAGGCGTGCCACGAACGTTTTACCACGTTTGAAACCGCTGAACTGCTTATGCCCAAAGTCATCAAACAAGACGGTACCCGCGAGCCGTTTGATGAAGAAAAGCTTCGCAACGGGCTGCAGCGCGCGCTCGAGAAACGGCCAGTTAGTGTGGAAGCCATAGAAACGGCCCTGCACAACGTTCGTCATTACCTGCAAGCGCTCGGCGAGCGCGAGATAAAGTCGCTGGTGATTGGCGAAAAAGTGATGGAGGAGCTGCAGAATCTCGATCAGGTGGCTTATGTCCGTTTTGCATCGGTGTATCGCAGCTTTCAGGATATCAGTGAATTCAGGGCCGAGATTGACCGGCTCCAGAAAAAGCCCGACGAGACTGCTTAA
- the dmeF gene encoding CDF family Co(II)/Ni(II) efflux transporter DmeF: protein MPAYKLEQLKHDHDFAPHNHRGETRTLYVVALTAVTMVVEIVAGAVYGSMALQADGWHMGTHVAAFMITLFAYQYARRNSDNPAYSFGTGKVNVLGGFASAVGLAVVALVMVVESCQRLLGEPEIHFNQAIAVAAFGLVVNVISAFLLQDDHHHGHSHGPGHDHDHHHHSTKDHHHSHHEDDPPEDQNLHAAYLHVLADALTSVLAIVALLTGKFLSWYWLDPAMGLLGATIIVIWALRLVGQTAPTLLDASLPESDVAAIKQRVESEGDCRISDFHAWRISGNHYAVVLSLVSERPRAVEDYKALLAGYPQLVHVSVEVHPAKVA from the coding sequence ATGCCAGCTTATAAACTCGAACAATTAAAACACGACCACGATTTTGCGCCGCACAACCACCGTGGCGAGACACGCACGCTCTATGTGGTCGCCCTTACTGCGGTGACCATGGTCGTCGAAATTGTTGCCGGAGCCGTTTATGGTTCGATGGCGTTGCAGGCTGACGGCTGGCACATGGGCACCCACGTTGCAGCATTCATGATTACCTTGTTTGCCTATCAATACGCGCGCCGCAACAGTGATAACCCTGCCTATAGTTTCGGCACCGGCAAAGTGAACGTGTTGGGTGGTTTCGCCAGTGCGGTGGGGCTTGCGGTGGTCGCACTGGTAATGGTAGTGGAATCCTGCCAGCGATTACTCGGTGAGCCCGAAATTCATTTTAATCAGGCAATTGCGGTGGCGGCCTTTGGCCTTGTAGTGAATGTCATCAGTGCGTTCTTGTTACAGGACGATCATCATCATGGTCATAGCCACGGTCCTGGGCATGACCATGATCATCACCATCATTCCACGAAGGATCACCACCACAGCCATCACGAGGATGATCCACCCGAGGATCAGAATCTACACGCCGCCTACCTGCATGTGCTTGCCGATGCTTTGACTTCGGTACTGGCGATTGTTGCTCTGTTAACCGGTAAGTTCCTTTCCTGGTACTGGCTTGATCCGGCGATGGGGCTTTTGGGGGCGACAATCATCGTGATTTGGGCTTTGCGATTGGTTGGGCAGACAGCGCCAACCTTGCTGGATGCCAGCCTTCCCGAGTCAGACGTTGCGGCGATCAAGCAGCGCGTGGAGTCGGAAGGGGACTGCCGCATCAGCGACTTTCACGCGTGGCGTATCAGTGGCAACCACTATGCGGTTGTACTGTCGCTGGTGAGCGAGCGGCCTCGTGCGGTAGAAGACTACAAAGCGCTACTGGCGGGCTATCCACAGTTAGTCCATGTATCGGTGGAAGTACACCCGGCCAAGGTTGCCTGA
- the glyA gene encoding serine hydroxymethyltransferase, which translates to MFDKTQTIADFDPDVWQAIVDEGVRQEEHIELIASENYTSPLVMVAQGSKLTNKYAEGYPSKRYYGGCEYVDKVEELAIERAKALFGADYANVQPHSGSQANSAVYAALCAPGDTVLGMSLDHGGHLTHGAKVNFSGKMYNAVQYGLNPETGLVDYEEIAALAREHKPKMIVAGFSAYSQVLDWQKFRDIADEVGAYLMVDMAHVAGLVAAGVYPSPVQIADVTTTTTHKTLRGPRGGIILAKANPEIEKKLNSAVFPGGQGGPLMHVIAGKAISFKEAMSDEYKAYQQRVVDNAKTMAATFIKRGFKIVSGGTENHLMLVDLIGKDYSGKDADAALGAANITVNKNAVPNDPRSPFVTSGLRVGTPAITTRGFGETEVVDLTNWMCDVLESLEAGNSEAVIADVKAKVLDVCGKFPVYGSN; encoded by the coding sequence ATGTTTGATAAGACCCAGACCATTGCTGATTTTGACCCCGATGTATGGCAAGCCATTGTTGATGAAGGCGTCCGCCAGGAAGAACACATTGAATTGATCGCTTCCGAAAACTACACCAGTCCACTGGTGATGGTGGCGCAGGGTTCAAAACTCACTAACAAATATGCGGAAGGCTACCCCAGCAAGCGCTATTACGGCGGTTGTGAGTATGTGGACAAAGTCGAAGAGCTGGCCATAGAGCGTGCGAAAGCATTGTTTGGTGCGGATTACGCTAACGTTCAACCGCACTCCGGCTCGCAGGCGAACTCCGCCGTATACGCCGCGCTGTGCGCGCCCGGTGATACCGTCCTGGGTATGAGCCTGGACCATGGTGGCCACCTGACTCACGGAGCCAAGGTTAACTTTTCGGGCAAAATGTACAACGCAGTGCAGTACGGTCTGAACCCGGAAACCGGCCTGGTCGATTACGAAGAAATCGCCGCACTGGCTCGCGAACACAAGCCAAAAATGATTGTTGCCGGTTTCTCTGCATACAGTCAGGTTCTGGACTGGCAAAAGTTTCGCGACATTGCTGACGAAGTCGGAGCTTACCTGATGGTCGATATGGCTCACGTGGCCGGTCTGGTTGCCGCTGGTGTGTACCCATCTCCAGTGCAGATTGCCGACGTAACTACCACGACCACCCATAAAACCCTGCGCGGTCCGCGCGGTGGCATTATTCTGGCGAAGGCCAACCCTGAAATAGAGAAAAAATTGAATTCCGCTGTATTCCCCGGCGGTCAGGGCGGGCCTTTGATGCACGTAATCGCCGGTAAAGCGATTAGCTTCAAAGAAGCGATGAGCGACGAATACAAAGCGTACCAGCAGCGTGTGGTCGACAACGCAAAAACCATGGCAGCGACCTTTATCAAGCGCGGTTTCAAAATTGTGTCTGGCGGAACCGAGAATCACCTGATGCTGGTGGATCTGATCGGTAAAGACTATTCCGGGAAAGATGCCGATGCAGCGCTGGGTGCGGCCAATATCACCGTAAACAAAAACGCTGTGCCAAACGATCCTCGCTCACCCTTCGTGACCAGTGGTCTACGCGTCGGTACGCCGGCAATAACCACTCGCGGGTTCGGCGAAACTGAAGTAGTCGATCTCACCAACTGGATGTGTGATGTTCTGGAAAGTCTGGAGGCCGGCAACTCTGAAGCGGTAATTGCGGACGTTAAAGCCAAGGTGCTGGACGTGTGCGGTAAGTTCCCGGTCTACGGCAGCAACTAG
- a CDS encoding DegV family protein → MPKTAIILDSACSLPNEVCARYGISFVPLTYTVNRVEYTDPCDQSQALLAFATGQFDRKNTVFTSAPSSDAFEKAIQRKLNAGYDTIIVQTVNRTQGETYLNANTAVTRIQKQLGDRKAVIRVMDSRTVFAGQGLLAVETVRRLLKGDNEDDVRRKMNKLSSLIHTFIVPRSPLTALERSRERNEKNVGWTQALVASTLGIHPVICNTNDSSAAVGRVWGFEKAVSAVFAHACDRIEAGLYSPIITLTYAGAVEELRTLPGYASLSQLAKQKKVKLIPAVASMAAGIYTSVGSLSLAVATAPHNWSR, encoded by the coding sequence ATGCCGAAAACCGCCATTATCCTCGATTCCGCCTGTAGCCTCCCTAACGAAGTTTGCGCCCGCTACGGGATTTCGTTTGTCCCCCTCACTTACACAGTCAACCGGGTGGAGTACACCGATCCCTGTGATCAGAGCCAGGCGCTGCTCGCGTTTGCCACCGGCCAGTTTGACCGCAAGAACACAGTTTTTACTTCAGCACCGAGCAGCGACGCCTTCGAAAAAGCTATTCAGCGCAAACTGAATGCAGGGTACGACACTATCATTGTCCAAACAGTGAATCGAACTCAGGGAGAAACCTACCTGAACGCGAATACAGCTGTAACCCGAATACAAAAACAGTTGGGTGATCGCAAAGCGGTAATCCGGGTGATGGACAGCCGCACAGTCTTCGCGGGCCAGGGCCTGCTTGCGGTTGAAACAGTGCGTCGTCTGCTCAAAGGTGACAACGAAGACGATGTGCGCCGCAAAATGAACAAGCTGTCGTCACTTATACACACGTTTATTGTGCCCCGCTCCCCCCTGACAGCCCTTGAAAGATCCCGCGAACGCAACGAAAAAAACGTGGGCTGGACGCAAGCTCTGGTTGCCAGCACACTGGGCATACACCCGGTGATTTGCAATACCAACGACAGCTCAGCTGCCGTCGGTCGTGTGTGGGGGTTCGAAAAAGCGGTCAGCGCCGTGTTCGCACATGCCTGCGACCGGATCGAGGCGGGGCTGTACAGCCCGATTATCACCCTGACATACGCCGGCGCCGTCGAGGAGCTGCGCACCCTGCCCGGCTACGCCTCACTGAGTCAGCTGGCGAAACAAAAAAAAGTTAAACTCATACCTGCGGTTGCGAGTATGGCAGCTGGGATTTATACCAGTGTTGGCTCACTCTCACTAGCGGTCGCCACTGCACCCCACAATTGGTCGCGCTGA
- the ettA gene encoding energy-dependent translational throttle protein EttA yields MAQFVYTMNRVGKIVPPKREILKDISLSFFPGAKIGVLGLNGAGKSTLLRIMAGLDTDYIGEARPMPDIKVGYLPQEPHLNPDKDVRGNVEEGVQEAVDALNELNGIYAAYAEPDADFDDLAKKQARCEDIIQAWDAHNLDHTLEVAADALRLPPWDADVTKLSGGERRRVALCRLLLSRPDMLLLDEPTNHLDAESVYWLEQFLVNFSGTVVAITHDRYFLDNAAGWILELDRGRGIPYEGNYSTWLEQKEARLEQEKRAEASHLKAMKAELEWVRQNPKGRHAKNKARLARFEEMQSQEFQERNETNEIYIPPGERLGDKVIEFTNVSKGFGNEMLIDNLSFSIPKGAIVGIVGGNGAGKSTLFRMITGSETPDSGEIVVGDTVQVAYVEQGRENLEDDKTVWEAVSGGQDILKIGNYEVSSRAYVGRFNFKGTDQQKRVGELSGGERGRLHLANTLKQGANVLLLDEPSNDLDVETLRALEEAINAFPGCALIISHDRWFLDRVATHILAYEGESEVVFFEGDYTEYHQDFIKRKGDNAQPKRVKYKPLKS; encoded by the coding sequence ATGGCTCAATTCGTCTATACCATGAATCGCGTCGGCAAAATCGTGCCGCCAAAACGCGAAATTCTGAAAGACATCTCCCTTTCTTTTTTCCCCGGTGCAAAAATTGGTGTTCTGGGTTTGAACGGTGCCGGTAAATCCACATTGTTGAGAATCATGGCTGGGCTGGATACCGACTATATCGGTGAAGCCCGCCCCATGCCGGACATCAAAGTTGGCTACCTGCCCCAGGAGCCCCATCTAAACCCCGACAAAGACGTTCGCGGCAATGTGGAAGAAGGCGTGCAGGAAGCTGTCGATGCACTGAATGAACTGAACGGCATTTACGCAGCTTATGCAGAGCCCGATGCAGACTTTGACGATCTGGCGAAAAAGCAGGCACGCTGCGAAGATATTATTCAGGCGTGGGACGCCCACAACCTGGATCACACCCTGGAAGTCGCGGCGGATGCCCTCCGCCTTCCCCCCTGGGATGCCGATGTAACCAAACTTTCCGGCGGTGAACGCCGTCGCGTCGCGCTCTGTCGCCTGCTGTTGTCGCGCCCGGATATGCTGCTTCTAGACGAACCGACGAACCATTTGGACGCCGAATCGGTGTACTGGCTCGAGCAGTTTCTGGTGAACTTCTCCGGCACCGTAGTGGCCATCACCCACGACCGCTATTTCCTCGACAATGCCGCCGGCTGGATTCTGGAGCTGGACCGCGGCCGCGGCATCCCTTACGAAGGAAACTACTCGACCTGGCTGGAGCAGAAAGAGGCCCGTCTGGAGCAGGAAAAGCGCGCGGAAGCCTCTCACCTGAAAGCGATGAAAGCAGAGCTGGAGTGGGTACGACAGAACCCCAAAGGCCGCCACGCCAAAAACAAAGCCCGCTTGGCGCGATTTGAAGAAATGCAATCGCAGGAATTCCAGGAGCGCAACGAGACCAACGAAATCTATATCCCGCCCGGTGAGCGCCTGGGCGACAAAGTCATCGAATTCACCAATGTGAGCAAGGGTTTCGGCAACGAGATGCTCATCGACAACCTGTCGTTCAGCATCCCCAAAGGCGCGATCGTCGGTATTGTCGGCGGCAACGGCGCAGGTAAGTCCACCTTATTTAGAATGATTACCGGCAGCGAAACACCGGATTCCGGCGAGATTGTGGTCGGCGATACAGTCCAAGTGGCCTATGTTGAGCAAGGCCGCGAAAACCTTGAAGACGACAAAACCGTGTGGGAGGCAGTCTCCGGCGGACAGGACATCCTCAAAATCGGCAATTACGAAGTTAGCTCACGGGCCTACGTGGGGCGGTTTAACTTTAAGGGTACCGACCAACAAAAACGCGTCGGCGAACTTTCCGGTGGGGAGCGCGGGCGGTTGCACCTGGCCAATACGCTGAAACAAGGCGCCAACGTACTGTTGCTGGACGAACCTTCAAACGATCTCGATGTGGAAACCCTGCGCGCACTGGAAGAAGCGATAAATGCCTTTCCCGGCTGTGCACTGATTATTTCTCACGACCGCTGGTTCCTCGACCGCGTGGCAACGCATATTCTCGCTTACGAGGGCGAGAGTGAAGTGGTGTTCTTTGAAGGCGATTACACGGAATATCACCAGGACTTTATAAAACGCAAAGGCGACAATGCGCAGCCCAAACGCGTGAAGTACAAACCACTGAAGAGTTGA
- a CDS encoding DUF3313 family protein yields MDRLMTFLPFSRLCALLLATFVVCFGANVHAQKNPTENFRVWKDTKFHRFLVDGSVDFSKYKKIALLPLDTNSATIANRTRETMRRNWEPFVSSGMGDVGRFIEESLTEEFADEKGLVVTDKGGKDVLIVQFIAKEVTPKAQLDNGLDTVGSKTLSKLCSMQFQVAIYDASSKQVLAFIDSDLPVVAKPFGNERIENNRANQNRAWIVATDRLAKLFVRDMNKLTSND; encoded by the coding sequence TTGGACCGTTTGATGACCTTTTTACCCTTTTCGAGGCTTTGCGCGTTGCTTTTAGCTACGTTCGTCGTGTGTTTTGGTGCGAATGTTCATGCGCAAAAGAACCCTACCGAAAACTTTCGAGTCTGGAAAGATACGAAATTTCATCGTTTTCTCGTGGATGGAAGCGTCGATTTTTCTAAGTACAAAAAAATAGCATTACTGCCGCTAGATACGAACTCTGCGACTATCGCGAATCGTACTCGTGAAACCATGCGTCGTAACTGGGAGCCGTTCGTGAGTTCCGGTATGGGTGACGTAGGCCGGTTTATCGAAGAGTCTTTGACAGAAGAATTTGCCGATGAAAAAGGCTTGGTTGTTACGGATAAGGGCGGCAAGGACGTTCTTATTGTTCAGTTTATCGCCAAAGAAGTAACCCCCAAAGCGCAATTGGATAACGGGCTCGATACCGTGGGTTCTAAAACGCTCTCAAAGTTGTGTTCTATGCAATTTCAGGTCGCAATTTATGACGCAAGCAGCAAGCAGGTGTTGGCTTTCATAGATTCAGACTTGCCTGTCGTAGCCAAGCCGTTTGGTAATGAGCGTATCGAAAACAACCGCGCCAATCAAAATCGGGCTTGGATAGTAGCGACGGATAGGCTGGCAAAGCTGTTTGTTCGCGATATGAACAAATTGACGAGCAACGATTAA
- a CDS encoding PilZ domain-containing protein, producing MSEAEERRRFTRVDYQTNATLIQGNAKCVAAIADISLNGLLVSTPEHYEIRVDEPLEVVIELSEDAQIHMKVSLAHSSSELLGFRCESIDVESVAHLRRLLELNLGQNDAAERVLAELLHIS from the coding sequence ATGTCTGAAGCTGAGGAAAGACGCAGATTTACCCGAGTGGACTATCAAACCAATGCCACCCTCATCCAGGGCAATGCCAAATGCGTCGCTGCAATCGCCGACATCTCCCTTAACGGACTGTTGGTTAGCACCCCCGAACACTATGAAATTCGCGTAGATGAGCCTCTGGAAGTTGTTATCGAGCTCTCAGAAGATGCGCAAATCCATATGAAAGTCAGTCTCGCTCACAGTAGCAGCGAGCTGCTAGGATTTCGTTGCGAGAGCATTGACGTGGAAAGTGTGGCACACTTAAGGCGACTGCTGGAGCTGAACTTAGGCCAGAACGATGCCGCAGAACGGGTGCTCGCAGAATTATTACATATCAGTTAA
- a CDS encoding PilZ domain-containing protein encodes MSDLESNRRVEARIAARFHSHISYNNQTAVAHVVNISEQGALIAVLNENRPGVGDSVTLDIDQMEQNIVSLAAVVAHTKEHLIGLTFTDPDKLTQAALAEFVTGLDEEE; translated from the coding sequence ATGTCTGACCTTGAGTCCAACCGCCGAGTCGAGGCGCGAATAGCCGCCCGCTTCCACAGCCATATCAGCTACAACAACCAAACCGCCGTAGCCCATGTTGTGAATATCTCCGAACAGGGCGCGCTGATTGCGGTGCTGAACGAGAACCGACCTGGTGTGGGAGATTCGGTCACTTTAGACATTGATCAGATGGAGCAGAATATTGTGAGTCTTGCGGCCGTTGTCGCACACACGAAGGAACACTTAATAGGGCTGACCTTCACCGACCCAGACAAACTCACTCAGGCGGCTCTGGCGGAATTTGTAACCGGGTTGGACGAAGAAGAGTAA
- a CDS encoding ParA family protein: MRIVACYSMKGGVGKTATAVNIAYWAAKSGIRTLLIDLDPQGASSFYFRVKPSSKSWGKRFFNAYKDLLGQVKASDYDNLDILPAHLNFRKFDVLLSSLKKRKARLKKILSGLSDEYQLIVLDCPPSIGDLSEAVFVAANPIFVPVIPTTLSQRTYAQLLQFFKEKKYPHKKLVPFFSMVQGQKALHKKTMEDMRAQHSNFLDAVIPFSVDVENMGEQRAPVDVFARSRPANRAYVALWKEMVALLNKKAK, translated from the coding sequence ATGCGAATTGTAGCTTGTTACAGTATGAAGGGGGGCGTGGGTAAAACCGCGACTGCTGTAAATATCGCCTACTGGGCGGCCAAGAGCGGGATTCGTACCCTCCTGATAGATCTCGACCCGCAGGGCGCGTCATCTTTTTATTTTCGCGTTAAGCCCAGTTCCAAGAGTTGGGGGAAACGTTTTTTTAACGCATATAAAGATTTACTCGGCCAGGTAAAAGCCAGCGACTACGATAATCTGGATATCTTGCCTGCGCATCTCAATTTCCGGAAATTTGACGTATTGCTTTCCAGTTTAAAAAAACGCAAGGCGCGGTTGAAAAAAATTCTCAGCGGTTTGTCGGACGAATACCAGCTGATCGTTCTCGACTGCCCACCATCTATTGGCGATCTTTCCGAGGCGGTGTTTGTCGCTGCTAACCCCATCTTTGTGCCGGTGATTCCGACCACCTTGTCACAGCGTACCTACGCGCAATTGTTGCAGTTCTTCAAAGAGAAAAAGTATCCTCATAAAAAGCTGGTGCCATTTTTCTCCATGGTGCAGGGGCAGAAGGCGCTGCATAAAAAAACCATGGAAGATATGCGCGCGCAGCACAGCAACTTTTTGGATGCAGTTATTCCGTTTTCTGTTGATGTAGAGAATATGGGGGAGCAACGGGCGCCGGTGGATGTATTCGCTCGGTCGCGCCCGGCGAACCGGGCGTATGTGGCACTGTGGAAAGAGATGGTTGCGCTACTCAACAAAAAAGCGAAGTAG